The proteins below are encoded in one region of Pan paniscus chromosome 4, NHGRI_mPanPan1-v2.0_pri, whole genome shotgun sequence:
- the HNRNPH1 gene encoding heterogeneous nuclear ribonucleoprotein H isoform X1, which yields MMLGTEGGEGFVVKVRGLPWSCSADEVQRFFSDCKIQNGAQGIRFIYTREGRPSGEAFVELESEDEVKLALKKDRETMGHRYVEVFKSNNVEMDWVLKHTGPNSPDTANDGFVRLRGLPFGCSKEEIVQFFSGLEIVPNGITLPVDFQGRSTGEAFVQFASQEIAEKALKKHKERIGHRYIEIFKSSRAEVRTHYDPPRKLMAMQRPGPYDRPGAGRGYNSIGRGAGFERMRRGAYGGGYGGYDDYNGYNDGYGFGSDRFGRDLNYCFSGMSDHRYGDGGSTFQSTTGHCVHMRGLPYRATENDIYNFFSPLNPVRVHIEIGPDGRVTGEADVEFATHEDAVAAMSKDKANMQHRYVELFLNSTAGASGGAYEHRYVELFLNSTAGASGGAYGSQMMGGMGLSNQSSYGGPASQQLSGGYGGGYGGQSSMSGYGNQGAVNSSYYSSGSRASMGVNGMGGMSSMSSMSGGWGM from the exons ATGATGTTGGGCACGGAAGGTGGAGAGGGATTCGTGGTGAAGGTCCGGGGCTTGCCCTGGTCTTGCTCGGCCGATGAAGTGCAGAGGTTTTTTTCTG ACTGCAAAATTCAAAATGGGGCTCAAGGTATTCGTTTCATCTACACCAGAGAAGGCAGACCAAGTGGCGAGGCTTTTGTTGAACTTGAATCAGAAGATGAAGTCAAATTGGCCctgaaaaaagacagagaaactaTGGGACACAGATATGTTGAAG TATTCAAGTCAAACAACGTTGAAATGGATTGGGTGTTGAAGCATACTGGTCCAAATAGTCCTGACACGGCCAATGATGGCTTTGTACGGCTTAGAGGACTTCCCTTTGGATGTAGCAAGGAAGAAATTGTTCAGTTCTTCTCAG GGTTGGAAATCGTGCCAAATGGGATAACATTGCCGGTGGACTTCCAGGGGAGGAGTACGGGGGAGGCCTTCGTGCAGTTTGCTTCACAGGAAATAGCTGAAAAGGCTCTAAAGAAACACAAGGAAAGAATAGGGCACAG GTATATTGAAATCTTTAAGAGCAGTAGAGCTGAAGTTAGAACTCACTATGATCCACCACGAAAGCTTATGGCCATGCAGCGGCCAGGTCCTTATGACAGACCTGGGGCTGGTAGAGGGTATAACAGCATTGGCAGAGGAGCTGGCTTTGAGAGGATGAGGCGTGGTGCTTATGGTGGAG GCTATGGAGGCTATGATGATTACAATGGCTATAATGATGGCTATGGATTTGGGTCAGATAGATTTGGAAGAG ACCTCAATTACTGTTTTTCAGGAATGTCTGATCACAGATACGGGGATGGTGGCTCTACTTTCCAGAGCACAACAGGACACTGTGTACACATGCGGGGATTACCTTACAGAGCTACTGAGAATGACATTTATAAT TTTTTTTCACCGCTCAACCCTGTGAGAGTACACATTGAAATTGGTCCTGATGGCAGAGTAACTGGTGAAGCAGATGTCGAGTTCGCAACTCATGAAGATGCTGTGGCAGCTATGTCAAAAGACAAAGCAAATATGC aaCACAGATATGTAGAACTCTTCTTGAATTCTACAGCAGGAGCAAGCGGTGGTGCTTACG AACACAGATATGTAGAACTCTTCTTGAATTCTACAGCAGGAGCAAGCGGTGGTGCTTATGGTAGCCAAATGATGGGAGGCATGGGCTTGT caaaccagtccaGCTACGGGGGCCCAGCCAGCCAGCAGCTGAGTGGGGGTTACGGAGGTGGCTACGGTGGCCAGAGCAGCATGAGTGGATACG GTAACCAAGGAGCAGTGAACAGCAGCTACTACAGTAGTGGAAGCCGTGCATCTATGGGCGTGAACGGAATGGGAGGGATGTCTAGCATGTCCAGTATGAGTGGTGGATGGGGAATGTAA
- the HNRNPH1 gene encoding heterogeneous nuclear ribonucleoprotein H isoform X2: MMLGTEGGEGFVVKVRGLPWSCSADEVQRFFSDCKIQNGAQGIRFIYTREGRPSGEAFVELESEDEVKLALKKDRETMGHRYVEVFKSNNVEMDWVLKHTGPNSPDTANDGFVRLRGLPFGCSKEEIVQFFSGLEIVPNGITLPVDFQGRSTGEAFVQFASQEIAEKALKKHKERIGHRYIEIFKSSRAEVRTHYDPPRKLMAMQRPGPYDRPGAGRGYNSIGRGAGFERMRRGAYGGGYGGYDDYNGYNDGYGFGSDRFGRDLNYCFSGMSDHRYGDGGSTFQSTTGHCVHMRGLPYRATENDIYNFFSPLNPVRVHIEIGPDGRVTGEADVEFATHEDAVAAMSKDKANMQHRYVELFLNSTAGASGGAYGSQMLGGMGLSNQSSYGGPASQQLSGGYGGGYGGQSSMSGYGNQGAVNSSYYSSGSRASMGVNGMGGMSSMSSMSGGWGM, from the exons ATGATGTTGGGCACGGAAGGTGGAGAGGGATTCGTGGTGAAGGTCCGGGGCTTGCCCTGGTCTTGCTCGGCCGATGAAGTGCAGAGGTTTTTTTCTG ACTGCAAAATTCAAAATGGGGCTCAAGGTATTCGTTTCATCTACACCAGAGAAGGCAGACCAAGTGGCGAGGCTTTTGTTGAACTTGAATCAGAAGATGAAGTCAAATTGGCCctgaaaaaagacagagaaactaTGGGACACAGATATGTTGAAG TATTCAAGTCAAACAACGTTGAAATGGATTGGGTGTTGAAGCATACTGGTCCAAATAGTCCTGACACGGCCAATGATGGCTTTGTACGGCTTAGAGGACTTCCCTTTGGATGTAGCAAGGAAGAAATTGTTCAGTTCTTCTCAG GGTTGGAAATCGTGCCAAATGGGATAACATTGCCGGTGGACTTCCAGGGGAGGAGTACGGGGGAGGCCTTCGTGCAGTTTGCTTCACAGGAAATAGCTGAAAAGGCTCTAAAGAAACACAAGGAAAGAATAGGGCACAG GTATATTGAAATCTTTAAGAGCAGTAGAGCTGAAGTTAGAACTCACTATGATCCACCACGAAAGCTTATGGCCATGCAGCGGCCAGGTCCTTATGACAGACCTGGGGCTGGTAGAGGGTATAACAGCATTGGCAGAGGAGCTGGCTTTGAGAGGATGAGGCGTGGTGCTTATGGTGGAG GCTATGGAGGCTATGATGATTACAATGGCTATAATGATGGCTATGGATTTGGGTCAGATAGATTTGGAAGAG ACCTCAATTACTGTTTTTCAGGAATGTCTGATCACAGATACGGGGATGGTGGCTCTACTTTCCAGAGCACAACAGGACACTGTGTACACATGCGGGGATTACCTTACAGAGCTACTGAGAATGACATTTATAAT TTTTTTTCACCGCTCAACCCTGTGAGAGTACACATTGAAATTGGTCCTGATGGCAGAGTAACTGGTGAAGCAGATGTCGAGTTCGCAACTCATGAAGATGCTGTGGCAGCTATGTCAAAAGACAAAGCAAATATGC aaCACAGATATGTAGAACTCTTCTTGAATTCTACAGCAGGAGCAAGCGGTGGTGCTTACGGTAGCCAAATGCTAGGAGGCATGGGTTTGT caaaccagtccaGCTACGGGGGCCCAGCCAGCCAGCAGCTGAGTGGGGGTTACGGAGGTGGCTACGGTGGCCAGAGCAGCATGAGTGGATACG GTAACCAAGGAGCAGTGAACAGCAGCTACTACAGTAGTGGAAGCCGTGCATCTATGGGCGTGAACGGAATGGGAGGGATGTCTAGCATGTCCAGTATGAGTGGTGGATGGGGAATGTAA
- the HNRNPH1 gene encoding heterogeneous nuclear ribonucleoprotein H isoform X5, translated as MAMQRPGPYDRPGAGRGYNSIGRGAGFERMRRGAYGGGYGGYDDYNGYNDGYGFGSDRFGRDLNYCFSGMSDHRYGDGGSTFQSTTGHCVHMRGLPYRATENDIYNFFSPLNPVRVHIEIGPDGRVTGEADVEFATHEDAVAAMSKDKANMQHRYVELFLNSTAGASGGAYEHRYVELFLNSTAGASGGAYGSQMMGGMGLSNQSSYGGPASQQLSGGYGGGYGGQSSMSGYGNQGAVNSSYYSSGSRASMGVNGMGGMSSMSSMSGGWGM; from the exons ATGGCCATGCAGCGGCCAGGTCCTTATGACAGACCTGGGGCTGGTAGAGGGTATAACAGCATTGGCAGAGGAGCTGGCTTTGAGAGGATGAGGCGTGGTGCTTATGGTGGAG GCTATGGAGGCTATGATGATTACAATGGCTATAATGATGGCTATGGATTTGGGTCAGATAGATTTGGAAGAG ACCTCAATTACTGTTTTTCAGGAATGTCTGATCACAGATACGGGGATGGTGGCTCTACTTTCCAGAGCACAACAGGACACTGTGTACACATGCGGGGATTACCTTACAGAGCTACTGAGAATGACATTTATAAT TTTTTTTCACCGCTCAACCCTGTGAGAGTACACATTGAAATTGGTCCTGATGGCAGAGTAACTGGTGAAGCAGATGTCGAGTTCGCAACTCATGAAGATGCTGTGGCAGCTATGTCAAAAGACAAAGCAAATATGC aaCACAGATATGTAGAACTCTTCTTGAATTCTACAGCAGGAGCAAGCGGTGGTGCTTACG AACACAGATATGTAGAACTCTTCTTGAATTCTACAGCAGGAGCAAGCGGTGGTGCTTATGGTAGCCAAATGATGGGAGGCATGGGCTTGT caaaccagtccaGCTACGGGGGCCCAGCCAGCCAGCAGCTGAGTGGGGGTTACGGAGGTGGCTACGGTGGCCAGAGCAGCATGAGTGGATACG GTAACCAAGGAGCAGTGAACAGCAGCTACTACAGTAGTGGAAGCCGTGCATCTATGGGCGTGAACGGAATGGGAGGGATGTCTAGCATGTCCAGTATGAGTGGTGGATGGGGAATGTAA
- the HNRNPH1 gene encoding heterogeneous nuclear ribonucleoprotein H isoform X3 — MMLGTEGGEGFVVKVRGLPWSCSADEVQRFFSDCKIQNGAQGIRFIYTREGRPSGEAFVELESEDEVKLALKKDRETMGHRYVEVFKSNNVEMDWVLKHTGPNSPDTANDGFVRLRGLPFGCSKEEIVQFFSGLEIVPNGITLPVDFQGRSTGEAFVQFASQEIAEKALKKHKERIGHRYIEIFKSSRAEVRTHYDPPRKLMAMQRPGPYDRPGAGRGYNSIGRGAGFERMRRGAYGGGYGGYDDYNGYNDGYGFGSDRFGRDLNYCFSGMSDHRYGDGGSTFQSTTGHCVHMRGLPYRATENDIYNFFSPLNPVRVHIEIGPDGRVTGEADVEFATHEDAVAAMSKDKANMQHRYVELFLNSTAGASGGAYEHRYVELFLNSTAGASGGAYGSQMMGGMGLSNQSSYGGPASQQLSGGYGGGYGGQSSMSGYDQVLQENSSDFQSNIA, encoded by the exons ATGATGTTGGGCACGGAAGGTGGAGAGGGATTCGTGGTGAAGGTCCGGGGCTTGCCCTGGTCTTGCTCGGCCGATGAAGTGCAGAGGTTTTTTTCTG ACTGCAAAATTCAAAATGGGGCTCAAGGTATTCGTTTCATCTACACCAGAGAAGGCAGACCAAGTGGCGAGGCTTTTGTTGAACTTGAATCAGAAGATGAAGTCAAATTGGCCctgaaaaaagacagagaaactaTGGGACACAGATATGTTGAAG TATTCAAGTCAAACAACGTTGAAATGGATTGGGTGTTGAAGCATACTGGTCCAAATAGTCCTGACACGGCCAATGATGGCTTTGTACGGCTTAGAGGACTTCCCTTTGGATGTAGCAAGGAAGAAATTGTTCAGTTCTTCTCAG GGTTGGAAATCGTGCCAAATGGGATAACATTGCCGGTGGACTTCCAGGGGAGGAGTACGGGGGAGGCCTTCGTGCAGTTTGCTTCACAGGAAATAGCTGAAAAGGCTCTAAAGAAACACAAGGAAAGAATAGGGCACAG GTATATTGAAATCTTTAAGAGCAGTAGAGCTGAAGTTAGAACTCACTATGATCCACCACGAAAGCTTATGGCCATGCAGCGGCCAGGTCCTTATGACAGACCTGGGGCTGGTAGAGGGTATAACAGCATTGGCAGAGGAGCTGGCTTTGAGAGGATGAGGCGTGGTGCTTATGGTGGAG GCTATGGAGGCTATGATGATTACAATGGCTATAATGATGGCTATGGATTTGGGTCAGATAGATTTGGAAGAG ACCTCAATTACTGTTTTTCAGGAATGTCTGATCACAGATACGGGGATGGTGGCTCTACTTTCCAGAGCACAACAGGACACTGTGTACACATGCGGGGATTACCTTACAGAGCTACTGAGAATGACATTTATAAT TTTTTTTCACCGCTCAACCCTGTGAGAGTACACATTGAAATTGGTCCTGATGGCAGAGTAACTGGTGAAGCAGATGTCGAGTTCGCAACTCATGAAGATGCTGTGGCAGCTATGTCAAAAGACAAAGCAAATATGC aaCACAGATATGTAGAACTCTTCTTGAATTCTACAGCAGGAGCAAGCGGTGGTGCTTACG AACACAGATATGTAGAACTCTTCTTGAATTCTACAGCAGGAGCAAGCGGTGGTGCTTATGGTAGCCAAATGATGGGAGGCATGGGCTTGT caaaccagtccaGCTACGGGGGCCCAGCCAGCCAGCAGCTGAGTGGGGGTTACGGAGGTGGCTACGGTGGCCAGAGCAGCATGAGTGGATACG ACCAAGTTTTACAGGAAAACTCCAGTGATTTTCAATCAAACATTGCatag
- the HNRNPH1 gene encoding heterogeneous nuclear ribonucleoprotein H isoform X4: MMLGTEGGEGFVVKVRGLPWSCSADEVQRFFSDCKIQNGAQGIRFIYTREGRPSGEAFVELESEDEVKLALKKDRETMGHRYVEVFKSNNVEMDWVLKHTGPNSPDTANDGFVRLRGLPFGCSKEEIVQFFSGLEIVPNGITLPVDFQGRSTGEAFVQFASQEIAEKALKKHKERIGHRYIEIFKSSRAEVRTHYDPPRKLMAMQRPGPYDRPGAGRGYNSIGRGAGFERMRRGAYGGGYGGYDDYNGYNDGYGFGSDRFGRDLNYCFSGMSDHRYGDGGSTFQSTTGHCVHMRGLPYRATENDIYNFFSPLNPVRVHIEIGPDGRVTGEADVEFATHEDAVAAMSKDKANMQHRYVELFLNSTAGASGGAYGSQMLGGMGLSNQSSYGGPASQQLSGGYGGGYGGQSSMSGYDQVLQENSSDFQSNIA; this comes from the exons ATGATGTTGGGCACGGAAGGTGGAGAGGGATTCGTGGTGAAGGTCCGGGGCTTGCCCTGGTCTTGCTCGGCCGATGAAGTGCAGAGGTTTTTTTCTG ACTGCAAAATTCAAAATGGGGCTCAAGGTATTCGTTTCATCTACACCAGAGAAGGCAGACCAAGTGGCGAGGCTTTTGTTGAACTTGAATCAGAAGATGAAGTCAAATTGGCCctgaaaaaagacagagaaactaTGGGACACAGATATGTTGAAG TATTCAAGTCAAACAACGTTGAAATGGATTGGGTGTTGAAGCATACTGGTCCAAATAGTCCTGACACGGCCAATGATGGCTTTGTACGGCTTAGAGGACTTCCCTTTGGATGTAGCAAGGAAGAAATTGTTCAGTTCTTCTCAG GGTTGGAAATCGTGCCAAATGGGATAACATTGCCGGTGGACTTCCAGGGGAGGAGTACGGGGGAGGCCTTCGTGCAGTTTGCTTCACAGGAAATAGCTGAAAAGGCTCTAAAGAAACACAAGGAAAGAATAGGGCACAG GTATATTGAAATCTTTAAGAGCAGTAGAGCTGAAGTTAGAACTCACTATGATCCACCACGAAAGCTTATGGCCATGCAGCGGCCAGGTCCTTATGACAGACCTGGGGCTGGTAGAGGGTATAACAGCATTGGCAGAGGAGCTGGCTTTGAGAGGATGAGGCGTGGTGCTTATGGTGGAG GCTATGGAGGCTATGATGATTACAATGGCTATAATGATGGCTATGGATTTGGGTCAGATAGATTTGGAAGAG ACCTCAATTACTGTTTTTCAGGAATGTCTGATCACAGATACGGGGATGGTGGCTCTACTTTCCAGAGCACAACAGGACACTGTGTACACATGCGGGGATTACCTTACAGAGCTACTGAGAATGACATTTATAAT TTTTTTTCACCGCTCAACCCTGTGAGAGTACACATTGAAATTGGTCCTGATGGCAGAGTAACTGGTGAAGCAGATGTCGAGTTCGCAACTCATGAAGATGCTGTGGCAGCTATGTCAAAAGACAAAGCAAATATGC aaCACAGATATGTAGAACTCTTCTTGAATTCTACAGCAGGAGCAAGCGGTGGTGCTTACGGTAGCCAAATGCTAGGAGGCATGGGTTTGT caaaccagtccaGCTACGGGGGCCCAGCCAGCCAGCAGCTGAGTGGGGGTTACGGAGGTGGCTACGGTGGCCAGAGCAGCATGAGTGGATACG ACCAAGTTTTACAGGAAAACTCCAGTGATTTTCAATCAAACATTGCatag